Proteins from one Clupea harengus chromosome 17, Ch_v2.0.2, whole genome shotgun sequence genomic window:
- the LOC105894744 gene encoding F-box/LRR-repeat protein 7-like isoform X6 has translation MGANNGKHSESEGKGSSSVSSDVSSSTDHTPTKPPKNAATSEDSDLSMRTLSTPSPALILAPQTILSHHGNHSSSSVSGETVALVHPSPGHHPLAPVDLLPDNTLLQMFSHLSTNQLCRCARVCRRWYNLAWDPRLWSTVRLGGELVHADRALRVLTHRLCQDTPNVCLTLETVVVSGCRRLTDRGLHTVALCCPELRHLEVAGCYNVSNEAVFEVVSRCPNLEHLDVSGCTKVTCISLAQDSPMTPLSPQHCQQIAIRYLDMTDCFSLEDEGVRTIASHCPRLTHLYLRRCQRLTDEALRQLALHCPAIRELSLSDCRLVSDFGLREVARLEGRLRYLSVAHCCRITDVGVRYVARYCPRLRYLNARGCEGLTDHGLGHLARSCPKLRSLDVGKCPLVSDLGLEQLARSCPGLRRLSLRACESVSGRGLRVLATHCPELQLLNVQECEVPAEALRVVRRHCRRCVIEHTIPAFY, from the exons aCTCTGACCTCAGCATGCGGACCCTGAGTACCCCCAGTCCTGCTCTGATTCTCGCTCCACAGACCATTCTttctcaccatggcaaccactcCAGCTCTTCTGTCTCTGGGGAAACGGTTGCCCTCGTGCACCCTTCTCCCGGACACCATCCCCTTGCCCCCGTCGACCTCCTCCCAGACAACACCCTCCTTCAGATGTTTTCCCACCTGTCCACCAACCAGCTGTGTCGATGCGCTCGAGTCTGCCGCCGCTGGTACAACCTGGCCTGGGACCCTCGTCTTTGGAGCACCGTCCGGCTGGGAGGAGAACTGGTCCACGCGGACCGCGCCCTGCGAGTGCTCACGCACAGACTGTGCCAGGACACGCCCAACGTGTGCCTGACCCTGGAGACGGTGGTGGTCAGCGGCTGCCGTCGGCTCACTGACCGAGGCCTCCACACGGTGGCGCTGTGCTGCCCAGAGCTGCGCCACCTAGAGGTGGCTGGATGCTACAACGTCTCGAATGAGGCTGTGTTCGAGGTCGTATCCCGCTGCCCCAACCTGGAGCACCTTGATGTGTCGG GTTGCACCAAGGTCACCTGTATCAGTCTGGCTCAAGATTCCCCTATGACTCCCCTGTCTCCTCAACATTGCCAGCAGATCGCCATCCGTTACCTGGACATGACCGACTGCTTCTCACTGGAGGATGAAGGCGTGCGCACCATCGCCTCCCACTGCCCGCGTCTCACCCACCTCTACCTGCGCCGCTGCCAGCGTCTGACGGATGAGGCCCTCCGGCAGTTGGCACTGCACTGTCCAGCTATCCGCGAGCTCAGCCTTAGCGACTGTCGACTGGTGAGTGACTTTGGACTCCGCGAGGTGGCACGCCTGGAGGGCCGTCTCCGCTACCTGAGCGTGGCACACTGCTGCCGTATCACTGACGTGGGCGTGCGCTATGTGGCCCGCTACTGCCCGCGGCTGCGCTACCTGAACGCCCGGGGCTGTGAGGGGCTGACGGATCACGGACTGGGCCACCTGGCACGCAGTTGCCCGAAGCTGCGTTCGCTGGATGTTGGCAAATGCCCACTGGTGTCAGACTTAGGGCTAGAACAGCTGGCGCGGAGCTGCCCGGGCCTGCGGAGGCTGAGCCTGCGGGCGTGCGAGAGTGTGTCCGGGCGAGGGCTGCGCGTACTGGCCACCCACTGCCCCGAGCTGCAGCTGCTCAACGTGCAGGAGTGCGAGGTCCCTGCGGAGGCACTTCG GGTGGTGAGACGGCATTGCCGGCGCTGTGTCATCGAACACACTATCCCTGCCTTCTactga
- the LOC105894744 gene encoding F-box/LRR-repeat protein 7-like isoform X5, with translation MGANNGKHSESEGKGSSSVSSDVSSSTDHTPTKPPKNAATSEDSDLSMRTLSTPSPALILAPQTILSHHGNHSSSSVSGETVALVHPSPGHHPLAPVDLLPDNTLLQMFSHLSTNQLCRCARVCRRWYNLAWDPRLWSTVRLGGELVHADRALRVLTHRLCQDTPNVCLTLETVVVSGCRRLTDRGLHTVALCCPELRHLEVAGCYNVSNEAVFEVVSRCPNLEHLDVSGCTKVTCISLAQDSPMTPLSPQHCQQIAIRYLDMTDCFSLEDEGVRTIASHCPRLTHLYLRRCQRLTDEALRQLALHCPAIRELSLSDCRLVSDFGLREVARLEGRLRYLSVAHCCRITDVGVRYVARYCPRLRYLNARGCEGLTDHGLGHLARSCPKLRSLDVGKCPLVSDLGLEQLARSCPGLRRLSLRACESVSGRGLRVLATHCPELQLLNVQECEVPAEALRLVRRHCRRCVIEHTIPAFY, from the exons aCTCTGACCTCAGCATGCGGACCCTGAGTACCCCCAGTCCTGCTCTGATTCTCGCTCCACAGACCATTCTttctcaccatggcaaccactcCAGCTCTTCTGTCTCTGGGGAAACGGTTGCCCTCGTGCACCCTTCTCCCGGACACCATCCCCTTGCCCCCGTCGACCTCCTCCCAGACAACACCCTCCTTCAGATGTTTTCCCACCTGTCCACCAACCAGCTGTGTCGATGCGCTCGAGTCTGCCGCCGCTGGTACAACCTGGCCTGGGACCCTCGTCTTTGGAGCACCGTCCGGCTGGGAGGAGAACTGGTCCACGCGGACCGCGCCCTGCGAGTGCTCACGCACAGACTGTGCCAGGACACGCCCAACGTGTGCCTGACCCTGGAGACGGTGGTGGTCAGCGGCTGCCGTCGGCTCACTGACCGAGGCCTCCACACGGTGGCGCTGTGCTGCCCAGAGCTGCGCCACCTAGAGGTGGCTGGATGCTACAACGTCTCGAATGAGGCTGTGTTCGAGGTCGTATCCCGCTGCCCCAACCTGGAGCACCTTGATGTGTCGG GTTGCACCAAGGTCACCTGTATCAGTCTGGCTCAAGATTCCCCTATGACTCCCCTGTCTCCTCAACATTGCCAGCAGATCGCCATCCGTTACCTGGACATGACCGACTGCTTCTCACTGGAGGATGAAGGCGTGCGCACCATCGCCTCCCACTGCCCGCGTCTCACCCACCTCTACCTGCGCCGCTGCCAGCGTCTGACGGATGAGGCCCTCCGGCAGTTGGCACTGCACTGTCCAGCTATCCGCGAGCTCAGCCTTAGCGACTGTCGACTGGTGAGTGACTTTGGACTCCGCGAGGTGGCACGCCTGGAGGGCCGTCTCCGCTACCTGAGCGTGGCACACTGCTGCCGTATCACTGACGTGGGCGTGCGCTATGTGGCCCGCTACTGCCCGCGGCTGCGCTACCTGAACGCCCGGGGCTGTGAGGGGCTGACGGATCACGGACTGGGCCACCTGGCACGCAGTTGCCCGAAGCTGCGTTCGCTGGATGTTGGCAAATGCCCACTGGTGTCAGACTTAGGGCTAGAACAGCTGGCGCGGAGCTGCCCGGGCCTGCGGAGGCTGAGCCTGCGGGCGTGCGAGAGTGTGTCCGGGCGAGGGCTGCGCGTACTGGCCACCCACTGCCCCGAGCTGCAGCTGCTCAACGTGCAGGAGTGCGAGGTCCCTGCGGAGGCACTTCGGCTGGTGAGACGGCATTGCCGGCGCTGTGTCATCGAACACACTATCCCTGCCTTCTATTGA